Proteins co-encoded in one Meiothermus sp. genomic window:
- the purU gene encoding formyltetrahydrofolate deformylase, whose protein sequence is MQIDTTARLLITCPDRPGIVAAVSNFLFNHGANITALDQHSTDPEGGLFFMRLEFQTPHLDVSREILEKAFAERVAARFEMDWRIAYAADLKKVAILVSKYDHALRELLWRHSNRELPCELTQVISNHDDLRPEVERFGIPYHYAPVNKERKEEAEAQMLELLEGSDLVVLARYMQILTAGFVAHFPNKIINIHHSFLPAFVGANPYKQAYTRGVKIIGATAHYVTEELDQGPIIEQDVARVSHRHDVAELVRLGRDLERNVLARAVLWHLEDRIIVYGNKTVVFS, encoded by the coding sequence ATGCAGATCGACACCACTGCACGGCTCCTGATTACCTGCCCCGACCGGCCCGGCATTGTGGCGGCGGTCTCGAATTTCCTCTTCAACCACGGGGCCAACATCACCGCCCTCGATCAGCACTCCACCGACCCCGAGGGGGGGCTTTTTTTCATGCGGCTGGAGTTTCAGACCCCCCACCTCGATGTCTCGAGGGAAATCCTGGAAAAAGCCTTTGCCGAGCGGGTGGCGGCCCGCTTCGAGATGGACTGGCGTATCGCCTACGCCGCCGACCTCAAGAAGGTCGCCATCCTGGTTTCCAAATACGACCACGCCCTGCGCGAGCTGCTGTGGCGTCACAGCAACCGCGAACTGCCCTGCGAGTTGACCCAGGTGATTTCCAACCACGACGACCTGCGGCCTGAGGTCGAACGGTTTGGTATTCCCTACCACTACGCTCCAGTAAACAAAGAGCGCAAAGAAGAGGCCGAGGCACAGATGTTAGAGCTGCTCGAGGGCTCCGATCTGGTAGTGCTGGCCCGGTACATGCAAATTCTGACCGCCGGTTTTGTAGCTCACTTCCCCAACAAAATCATCAACATCCACCACTCGTTTTTGCCCGCTTTTGTGGGCGCCAACCCCTACAAGCAGGCCTATACCCGCGGGGTGAAGATTATCGGGGCCACGGCCCACTATGTGACCGAGGAACTCGACCAGGGGCCCATTATCGAGCAGGACGTAGCCCGGGTCTCGCACCGGCACGATGTGGCCGAACTGGTGCGGCTGGGGCGGGATTTGGAGCGCAACGTGCTGGCCCGGGCGGTGCTGTGGCATCTGGAAGACCGCATTATCGTGTACGGTAACAAGACGGTGGTGTTTTCATAA